A window from Pseudobutyrivibrio ruminis HUN009 encodes these proteins:
- a CDS encoding ABC transporter substrate-binding protein, with translation MKKRIVAGMLVSLMATSMVACGGASDTASTDTSSDTAAAETTEDAGSDDAAASGDLITVGFAQVGHESDWRTASTNSVQEAFSEENGYDLQFVDCDNDSATQIEAVRQFIQDDVDYIVIDPIVSTGWDTVLTECEDAGIPVIVIDRTIDDSDKYVSWVGSEFMNEGLAAGTWLKDYAAAKGISDLNILVIEGSNGSSAQIGRTDGFKKIADAEGWTILDSQDGDFTQDGGQQVMESYCKSYEGKFNVVVCQNDNEAFGAMDAMKAAGVSYGVDKDVILISFDACKAGLEYVQSGDINADFMCYPLQGEYCADIVQQLEAGETVAKQTFMTEPWYVAEDILSSITYTNNAGEEVTEDLVVVTDAASQASY, from the coding sequence ATGAAAAAAAGAATAGTAGCAGGAATGCTCGTAAGCCTTATGGCTACATCAATGGTAGCTTGTGGTGGCGCATCAGACACAGCTTCAACAGATACATCATCTGACACAGCTGCAGCTGAGACAACAGAGGATGCTGGAAGTGATGATGCAGCAGCAAGCGGTGATTTAATCACAGTTGGATTCGCACAGGTTGGTCATGAGTCAGATTGGCGTACAGCTTCAACAAACTCAGTACAGGAAGCATTCTCAGAGGAGAATGGGTATGACCTCCAGTTCGTTGATTGCGATAATGATTCAGCAACACAGATCGAAGCAGTTCGTCAGTTCATCCAGGATGATGTTGATTACATCGTAATTGATCCTATCGTTTCAACAGGTTGGGACACAGTTCTTACAGAGTGTGAGGATGCTGGTATTCCAGTAATCGTAATCGATAGAACAATTGATGATTCAGACAAGTATGTTTCATGGGTTGGTTCAGAATTCATGAACGAAGGTCTTGCAGCTGGTACATGGTTAAAGGATTATGCAGCAGCTAAGGGTATCTCAGATCTCAACATCCTTGTAATCGAAGGTTCTAATGGTTCATCTGCTCAGATCGGACGTACAGATGGATTTAAGAAGATCGCTGATGCTGAAGGTTGGACAATCCTTGATTCACAGGATGGTGACTTCACACAGGATGGTGGACAGCAGGTTATGGAATCATACTGCAAGTCTTATGAAGGCAAGTTCAACGTAGTTGTTTGCCAGAACGATAACGAAGCATTTGGTGCTATGGACGCTATGAAGGCAGCTGGTGTTTCTTATGGTGTAGACAAAGACGTTATCCTTATTTCTTTCGATGCTTGCAAGGCTGGTCTTGAGTATGTACAGTCAGGCGACATCAATGCAGACTTCATGTGCTACCCACTTCAGGGCGAGTATTGTGCAGATATCGTACAGCAGCTTGAGGCTGGTGAGACAGTTGCAAAGCAGACATTCATGACAGAGCCATGGTATGTTGCTGAGGATATCCTTTCAAGCATCACATACACAAACAATGCTGGTGAGGAAGTTACAGAAGATCTTGTAGTTGTAACAGACGCAGCATCACAGGCAAGCTACTAA
- a CDS encoding GntR family transcriptional regulator produces MIPKYISLKNKLNNDILKNKYPIGSKLPTEVELAKEYNVSRSTVRQALDLLVEQGIIDKHWGSGNTVIAKSDNSKSKTVMVLLPNNKDSVFSDVYADISSMLMKNGFEVEFHSTQNSYQLERQYLQLLINDIYAGLIIMMARSNFPSTNADLLQLQCKRQLPIVFIDNAPSTIYNPVIISVDNYGRGYQMARHLINRGHKKLGGIFINDNYSSIQAFSGFTDAVRDANLEIMDNSFHFCNYHDPQGVNSRTTAGINRFLKYAYDTVSAVYVDDPNITGDGTFPIFTSSLTPSKSLGKECANAIMEIKKNGNSKSVTIPFKAN; encoded by the coding sequence ATGATTCCAAAATATATTTCATTAAAAAATAAATTAAACAATGACATATTGAAAAATAAATACCCGATCGGCTCAAAGCTTCCCACTGAGGTAGAATTGGCAAAAGAATATAATGTCAGCCGTTCCACTGTAAGACAGGCCTTAGACCTTCTGGTAGAACAGGGAATCATCGACAAACATTGGGGTAGCGGAAACACGGTAATCGCCAAAAGTGACAATTCCAAAAGCAAAACTGTAATGGTATTGCTTCCAAACAATAAGGATTCTGTTTTTTCTGATGTATATGCTGATATCAGTTCCATGCTGATGAAAAATGGTTTTGAAGTGGAGTTTCACAGTACTCAAAACAGCTATCAGCTTGAGCGCCAGTACCTTCAGCTTCTTATAAACGATATTTATGCAGGGCTGATTATTATGATGGCTCGTTCTAATTTTCCATCCACAAATGCCGATTTGCTTCAGCTTCAATGCAAACGCCAGCTTCCTATCGTTTTTATAGATAATGCACCTTCAACTATCTATAATCCTGTAATTATCTCTGTAGATAATTACGGTAGAGGCTACCAGATGGCCCGTCACCTTATTAATCGTGGTCATAAAAAGCTTGGCGGTATTTTTATTAATGACAATTATTCTTCCATCCAGGCATTTTCTGGTTTCACTGATGCTGTCCGCGACGCCAATCTTGAAATAATGGATAACAGTTTTCATTTTTGTAACTACCACGATCCACAGGGTGTCAACTCACGAACCACTGCCGGCATCAATCGATTTTTAAAATATGCCTATGATACAGTATCAGCTGTTTATGTGGACGATCCTAACATCACCGGAGATGGCACATTTCCAATTTTTACATCTAGCCTTACTCCATCCAAATCATTGGGCAAGGAATGTGCTAATGCAATCATGGAAATAAAAAAGAATGGCAACAGCAAATCTGTCACCATTCCATTTAAGGCTAATTAA
- a CDS encoding ABC transporter substrate-binding protein produces the protein MATFISCGASKKTEEAEDESSDLIVVGFSQPGAESAWRVALTDSVKESFSETKGYKLIYKDGQSKQDNQIRDIRTFIQQGVDYIILSPIVETGWDTVLSEAKQAGIPVIICDRNVNVSNEALYTAFVGSDFKSQGEAAVAYLEKLYDSDGDGVTEDLNIVHIQGTLESSAQLGRSKALEKAMEEHTNWNIVAEDCGEFTKAKAREIMENTLEEVNPSDIDVLYCENDEEAMGAIAALNEAGVKYGVGSKITVVSFDATRNALELCMNGQINFVVECNPLQGPYLYNIVNMLNQGKTVPKITYVDENTFTPDELTEDYIQNRKY, from the coding sequence ATGGCAACTTTTATCAGCTGCGGAGCCTCAAAAAAGACTGAGGAGGCAGAGGATGAAAGCTCGGACTTAATAGTGGTGGGCTTTTCTCAGCCAGGTGCAGAATCAGCATGGAGAGTGGCGCTTACTGATTCAGTCAAAGAATCTTTTTCAGAGACGAAGGGTTACAAGCTGATTTATAAGGATGGCCAGTCAAAGCAGGATAATCAGATTCGCGATATTCGTACTTTTATCCAGCAAGGCGTGGATTACATCATTCTTAGTCCTATAGTGGAAACGGGATGGGACACTGTTTTATCAGAGGCCAAGCAGGCAGGCATTCCTGTAATTATCTGCGATAGAAATGTAAATGTATCAAATGAAGCTTTATACACAGCATTCGTTGGCTCAGATTTTAAATCGCAGGGAGAAGCTGCAGTAGCATATTTGGAAAAGTTGTATGATTCTGATGGTGATGGGGTGACTGAGGATTTAAATATAGTCCACATTCAAGGAACACTGGAGTCATCGGCCCAGCTAGGTAGATCGAAGGCTTTGGAAAAAGCTATGGAGGAACATACTAATTGGAACATCGTTGCGGAAGATTGTGGTGAGTTTACCAAAGCTAAAGCCAGAGAGATAATGGAGAACACATTGGAGGAAGTAAATCCAAGTGATATTGATGTGCTTTATTGCGAAAACGATGAAGAGGCAATGGGCGCCATCGCAGCGCTTAATGAAGCTGGTGTGAAATATGGTGTGGGAAGTAAAATTACCGTAGTTTCCTTTGATGCTACAAGAAATGCATTGGAGCTTTGTATGAATGGTCAGATAAATTTTGTAGTGGAATGTAATCCTCTGCAGGGGCCATATTTGTACAACATAGTTAATATGCTAAATCAGGGAAAGACGGTTCCTAAAATAACTTATGTTGATGAAAATACCTTTACACCTGATGAATTGACAGAGGACTATATCCAAAATAGAAAATATTAA
- a CDS encoding sensor histidine kinase: MSVEVTNKKQKPSMSVMLRRLIVVIIVPMSIVIAVLIGLLCWNAFQYRTILHNVTAASAFNQDFKSDVDLKMFYYVSDSAYADGKPTEEVEKARELAERLLEQTTEKDSIDSIESVRDLCITLETRMEEVDNAETYDEGMTQLENNIYILTDLIQTYMYDYLYYESVHLSELQEEITTQVEYILIGTVAVFVIVVFLIIFYVAKTTEAITSPLTKLAGRVNDITNGDFEPKTPVDAAQAEIQTLSDGFEEMVGKLNTLIQENKRAERRKRHAELELLQAQINPHFLYNTLDTIIWLIEADKKEESIKMVSDLSDFFRFCLSRGKDIISLQEEEKHVLSYLAIQKTRYQDRMDYQVNIPESLYGYSVPKLTLQPLVENSIYHGIKLQREKGSIKVEAVDLDDKIELVVKDNGAGMTEERLQEMRAAIVNGEKIGFGLRTVHERVQLLFGEEYGLTISSTEGVGTTITVVIPKQKHDEKGIINV, from the coding sequence ATGAGTGTTGAAGTGACAAACAAAAAGCAAAAGCCTTCAATGAGCGTCATGCTTAGAAGGTTAATAGTGGTTATTATTGTACCTATGAGTATCGTAATTGCGGTACTCATAGGTCTCTTATGTTGGAATGCTTTTCAATACAGAACAATTCTTCATAATGTTACAGCTGCATCTGCATTCAACCAGGATTTCAAAAGTGATGTAGATTTAAAGATGTTCTATTACGTTAGTGATAGTGCCTATGCAGATGGAAAGCCAACAGAAGAGGTTGAAAAAGCCAGGGAGTTGGCGGAGCGGCTTTTGGAGCAAACCACAGAAAAAGACAGTATTGATTCCATAGAATCGGTGCGAGATTTGTGCATAACCTTGGAAACCAGAATGGAAGAGGTGGATAATGCTGAAACCTATGATGAGGGAATGACTCAGCTGGAAAACAATATCTACATTCTGACAGATTTGATTCAGACATACATGTATGATTATTTATATTATGAATCAGTTCATCTTAGTGAGCTTCAGGAAGAGATTACCACACAGGTTGAGTACATCCTTATAGGAACAGTTGCGGTGTTTGTAATAGTGGTATTTCTTATTATCTTTTATGTTGCAAAGACTACTGAAGCCATCACCTCACCTCTTACGAAGTTGGCAGGCAGAGTGAACGATATTACAAATGGAGATTTTGAACCAAAGACTCCTGTTGATGCAGCCCAGGCAGAAATACAAACTCTGTCAGATGGTTTTGAGGAGATGGTTGGAAAGCTAAATACTCTTATTCAGGAAAATAAGAGGGCTGAGCGAAGAAAGCGACATGCAGAGCTTGAACTTTTGCAGGCTCAGATTAATCCTCATTTTTTGTATAATACTTTGGATACAATCATCTGGTTAATCGAGGCTGATAAAAAAGAAGAGAGTATAAAGATGGTTAGTGATCTTTCTGATTTCTTCCGTTTTTGCTTAAGCCGAGGAAAGGATATCATCTCTCTTCAAGAGGAAGAAAAGCATGTCCTCAGCTATTTGGCAATTCAGAAAACCAGATATCAGGATAGAATGGATTATCAGGTAAATATACCTGAAAGTCTTTATGGGTACTCAGTTCCAAAGCTTACACTTCAGCCACTTGTTGAAAATAGTATTTATCATGGAATAAAGCTTCAGCGCGAGAAGGGCTCAATAAAAGTTGAAGCGGTGGATTTGGATGACAAAATTGAGCTTGTAGTAAAGGACAATGGTGCGGGCATGACGGAAGAACGATTGCAGGAGATGCGGGCTGCAATCGTAAATGGGGAAAAGATAGGATTTGGTCTTCGCACAGTTCACGAGCGAGTGCAGCTTTTGTTTGGCGAGGAATATGGACTTACAATTTCCAGCACAGAGGGAGTTGGAACCACAATCACTGTAGTCATTCCAAAACAAAAGCATGATGAGAAGGGGATAATCAATGTTTAG
- a CDS encoding response regulator, translating into MYSVFLVEDEIVIRDGLKASFPWEQYGFAYVGDAADGEVALPLIRQTKPDVLITDIRMPFMDGISLSKMIKKELPNTRIIIISGFDDFSYAQEAISIGVDNYLLKPITKDKLGDVMNDAKSKLDKENERDKYLDQFKAESQEYEQFARVRFFNQLVSGTMSVSEVYEKSEELGLSLDTTHYNLVLLDFTPMTGMHTAPVYSKHMARLSEQLMQYLKCCPEYIVFHWNMDTYAIIVKGDESTIESNTTNLIENINRRCMVYDDEIHWYLAQSGVITRLSEFAKACQQANKRLSCRFINPDGHIFTEQDVESMRTFGEDSANTIDQRLVMLFLENAGESEIDDFLDNIVNQQTKSALSSSIFCKYFAMTMYMCVCDYLKKLGVDSDNVLDSSTRGNLEKVTSDTVLNVVSDMFRAAIAKRKDLVGNQSKSQLSAAINYVNEHYCDSSLSLNEVAKEINISPSYLSAMFSRENKTTFVEYITSKRMEHAKELLLNTKEKTSAVAEKVGYKDPHYFSYIFKKTYGISPKEFRAKGQGV; encoded by the coding sequence ATGTATAGTGTTTTTTTAGTTGAGGATGAGATTGTCATTCGAGACGGATTAAAGGCCAGCTTCCCATGGGAGCAATATGGCTTTGCATATGTTGGTGATGCCGCCGATGGGGAGGTGGCATTACCTCTTATTAGGCAGACAAAGCCTGATGTGTTAATCACAGACATCAGGATGCCTTTCATGGACGGAATCTCTCTGTCCAAAATGATTAAAAAGGAACTTCCTAATACAAGAATCATTATCATCAGTGGTTTCGATGATTTTTCTTATGCCCAGGAGGCAATCAGCATTGGCGTAGATAATTATCTTTTAAAGCCTATCACAAAGGATAAGCTTGGGGATGTTATGAACGATGCCAAATCAAAGCTGGATAAAGAAAATGAGCGAGACAAATATCTAGATCAATTCAAAGCGGAAAGTCAGGAATATGAACAGTTCGCCAGAGTCAGATTTTTTAATCAGCTGGTTAGTGGAACTATGTCCGTATCTGAGGTTTATGAGAAGTCGGAGGAGCTTGGTCTTTCTCTAGATACTACTCATTACAACCTTGTTCTTTTGGATTTTACCCCAATGACAGGAATGCATACAGCACCGGTGTATTCAAAGCACATGGCTCGTTTGTCAGAACAGCTGATGCAGTATCTAAAATGCTGCCCAGAATACATTGTGTTCCATTGGAATATGGATACCTATGCGATTATTGTTAAGGGCGATGAATCCACAATCGAAAGTAATACAACTAATTTAATAGAAAATATCAATCGTAGATGTATGGTCTATGATGATGAAATACATTGGTATTTGGCACAAAGTGGTGTGATAACTAGACTGTCGGAGTTTGCAAAAGCATGTCAGCAAGCAAACAAACGACTTAGCTGTCGATTTATTAATCCGGATGGTCATATCTTCACAGAGCAGGATGTAGAGTCTATGCGCACATTTGGCGAGGATAGTGCAAACACAATCGACCAGCGACTTGTTATGCTTTTCCTTGAAAACGCCGGCGAATCTGAGATAGACGATTTCCTTGATAACATAGTAAATCAGCAGACGAAAAGTGCGTTGAGCTCTAGCATATTCTGTAAATATTTTGCTATGACTATGTACATGTGCGTTTGTGATTATCTGAAAAAGCTTGGAGTTGATTCAGATAATGTTTTGGATTCAAGCACAAGAGGAAACTTGGAAAAGGTTACAAGTGATACAGTTTTGAATGTTGTTTCGGATATGTTTAGAGCAGCTATTGCAAAGAGAAAGGATTTGGTAGGCAACCAGTCAAAGTCACAGCTTTCTGCGGCAATTAATTATGTAAACGAGCATTACTGTGATTCTAGCTTGAGCCTTAATGAGGTGGCGAAAGAAATAAATATTTCTCCTAGCTATTTGTCTGCAATGTTCTCAAGAGAAAATAAAACTACCTTTGTTGAATACATTACATCAAAGCGTATGGAGCATGCCAAGGAATTGCTTTTAAATACAAAAGAGAAGACCTCTGCAGTTGCAGAAAAGGTGGGCTATAAGGACCCACATTACTTTAGCTATATTTTCAAGAAAACTTATGGAATTAGCCCTAAGGAATTCAGAGCGAAAGGGCAGGGAGTATGA
- a CDS encoding AAA family ATPase — translation MGQFIISVGREYGSGGHEIASRLAEKFNVPLYDRNMLDQMAERNGIDAEELHKHEETKRQGLTRTVRGHSSSVQDQIAQLQFDFIRNKAESGESFVVVGRCSENVLRDFPGLISIFVRGEEEAKTERICRLYKLNRLEAKAKMFRHDKKRKAYHNYYSKMKWGDSRGYDLCVNSSLMGVEATADALYAMISEYLKNKAEQ, via the coding sequence ATGGGGCAGTTTATTATTTCAGTAGGTAGAGAGTATGGAAGCGGTGGACACGAAATTGCTTCCAGATTGGCGGAAAAGTTTAATGTACCACTTTACGACCGCAACATGCTTGATCAAATGGCGGAAAGAAATGGTATAGATGCTGAGGAGCTTCACAAGCACGAAGAAACCAAGCGTCAGGGATTAACCAGGACAGTTAGGGGACATTCTTCAAGTGTGCAGGATCAAATCGCACAGCTTCAGTTCGACTTCATCAGAAACAAGGCAGAAAGCGGAGAAAGCTTTGTTGTAGTTGGACGTTGTTCAGAAAATGTATTGAGAGATTTTCCTGGACTTATTTCTATTTTCGTTAGAGGTGAAGAGGAGGCAAAGACAGAACGTATCTGTCGTTTGTATAAACTCAACAGACTTGAAGCCAAAGCAAAGATGTTCAGACATGATAAAAAACGTAAGGCATATCACAACTACTATTCAAAAATGAAATGGGGTGACAGTAGAGGATATGACTTATGCGTGAATAGCTCGCTTATGGGTGTAGAGGCAACAGCGGACGCCTTGTACGCCATGATTTCAGAGTATTTAAAGAACAAAGCAGAGCAGTAA
- a CDS encoding SLC13 family permease, whose translation MLAEVLAIVIFISMFVLIVWDRFPKHYVTLGCGALTSIFVFGVGMRSVEAFVNTLAIGGIFKPSFWYEAGESAEQTSGVNWATIIFLWGMMIMVEGMAEAGFFDWLCLKIAKLAHFEPVRIFVAFMILSSVLAMFIDSITVILFLAAVTIRLARTLKFNPVPVIMAEIFCANLGGSATMCGDPPNIIIGTSLGFSFSDFVMNTGAIGAVSLVIIVLYFYFTMRNRLQDPADKVDPATIDVEIKIDNMKEFLTSTIIFATAIVLLVTHATTGLTVAFIGTFIAIITLATSGRKALTLLKRVDYHTLLFFIGLFIVVGGLEETGVLVVIAEFIAKVSGGNAYLMIAIILWVSAFASAFIDNIPFSATMIPVIRTLAATTGVDLSTMAWTLAIGTDIGGSMTPIGASANVVGISTAGKEGFPISWATYCKELVPGTIIVLAVSMINIFVRYF comes from the coding sequence ATGTTAGCAGAAGTACTAGCTATAGTAATTTTTATTTCTATGTTTGTGCTTATTGTTTGGGATAGATTTCCTAAGCATTACGTTACTCTTGGCTGCGGAGCCTTGACCAGCATTTTTGTTTTTGGTGTTGGAATGAGAAGCGTAGAGGCATTTGTTAACACTCTGGCGATAGGAGGTATTTTCAAACCATCTTTTTGGTATGAAGCAGGAGAATCTGCGGAGCAGACTTCAGGCGTCAACTGGGCTACAATCATTTTCCTTTGGGGAATGATGATCATGGTTGAAGGAATGGCAGAAGCAGGATTCTTTGATTGGCTTTGTCTCAAGATTGCAAAGCTTGCCCACTTTGAGCCAGTTAGAATATTCGTTGCATTTATGATTCTTTCATCTGTACTTGCAATGTTTATCGATTCAATTACAGTAATCTTGTTCCTTGCAGCAGTTACTATCAGATTGGCTAGAACACTTAAGTTCAACCCAGTTCCAGTTATCATGGCAGAAATCTTTTGTGCCAACCTAGGCGGAAGTGCCACTATGTGTGGAGATCCACCAAACATTATCATTGGTACATCATTGGGATTTTCATTTTCAGATTTCGTAATGAACACAGGTGCAATTGGTGCAGTTTCACTTGTTATCATCGTTCTCTATTTCTATTTCACAATGAGAAATAGATTACAGGATCCAGCAGACAAAGTTGATCCAGCAACTATCGATGTTGAAATTAAAATCGATAACATGAAAGAGTTTTTAACAAGTACTATCATTTTTGCAACAGCAATTGTATTACTTGTTACACATGCTACAACAGGACTTACAGTAGCATTCATCGGTACATTTATTGCAATCATCACACTTGCAACTTCAGGTCGCAAGGCATTGACTCTTCTTAAGAGAGTTGACTACCACACATTATTATTCTTCATTGGATTGTTTATTGTAGTAGGTGGTCTTGAGGAGACTGGTGTACTTGTTGTTATTGCAGAATTCATTGCAAAGGTATCAGGTGGAAATGCTTATCTTATGATTGCAATTATCCTTTGGGTAAGTGCTTTTGCATCAGCATTCATCGACAACATTCCATTCTCAGCAACAATGATTCCTGTTATCAGAACACTGGCGGCAACTACAGGTGTTGATTTGTCTACAATGGCATGGACACTTGCAATCGGAACAGATATCGGTGGAAGCATGACGCCAATCGGTGCCAGCGCAAATGTTGTTGGTATCTCTACAGCAGGTAAGGAAGGTTTTCCTATCAGCTGGGCTACATACTGTAAGGAGCTAGTTCCAGGAACAATCATCGTTCTTGCAGTATCTATGATTAACATTTTTGTAAGATATTTCTAA
- a CDS encoding glycoside hydrolase family 3 protein, translating to MQFPEHRDVVRGLGADGMVLLKNSGILPMNKGNVALFGAGAVDTIFCGLYFNYVFTDSTVNVKEGLLNNGFTLTTDSWLSKMEKAVKLNDKKEKQVAKKGLAFEGKRCCTPEVPISVADMAEAILGTDTCIYVVRHGIISEGEEGSENQYQLTETELSNIGLIASSFKNVILVINSGMLELSSVARMKSIKAIIYMGVPGMEAGNSLADVLTGAVNPSGRLTVTWAKKYKDYSTCYSPSVLNKSAKSNEIDYKEGIFVGYRYFDAFDVTPLFPFGFGLSYTSFDMELEYLEASWMAVVLRVKVTNTGECAGRQVVQLYCSQPQGNIEKPYQILSGFGKTGKLKPGESEEMTIKIPIMELCSFDEESTAWVMEKGDYLFRLGSNSRDTKLCAKVVLDRMTIIKRVTNVMEPTKELKFLSPSPRAEEDTGYIKVASLSGDDYNSENKYVPVKQEVTTYLTEGSKYASYVNENPYSMPTRVHENLEYIKPCGSTTLFDVIKNKVSMEEFVSSLSPEVLACIVAGECGESKVESENRFNFDIIHEKNKLGISARTTSQFATTLGIPGVTFADGPSGLRIEGVACTCFPSPMNMAQTWDMSAMVRMGRVYGREMEYYNIDYCIAPALNIHRNPMRNRAYEFYSEDPSLAGILGAGFVIGVKRYEGRDVIMKNVATYNQESGTSDVNINVSRQAFGELYLRPFSACQMVAAPAGLLNSGNKINGLYASSQRGLNTDIIKSDWGSTGMVLSDWASKSEKAYDLHAGCDLIMPGFDPDHILEAMIKTAPTFEADGYVTVVNKNYVYNEPMITYEKWGSFLLDKSGDAQVSTVVVADAQISEKVLSLEKQGLCSIKTQDDGSRLITYKGIDRGAYLALGELQQAVINILGTIKNSASMKKLMENAIN from the coding sequence ATGCAATTTCCTGAACACAGAGATGTAGTTCGTGGATTAGGCGCAGACGGTATGGTGTTGCTAAAAAACAGCGGAATTTTGCCAATGAATAAGGGTAATGTAGCGTTGTTTGGCGCAGGTGCAGTAGACACAATTTTTTGTGGTCTATACTTCAACTACGTATTTACGGATTCAACTGTAAACGTTAAAGAAGGTTTGCTTAATAACGGATTTACGTTAACTACCGACAGCTGGCTGAGTAAGATGGAAAAGGCGGTAAAGCTTAACGACAAGAAGGAGAAGCAGGTAGCGAAGAAGGGGTTGGCCTTCGAGGGGAAACGTTGCTGCACTCCAGAGGTACCTATTTCTGTTGCAGATATGGCAGAAGCAATATTAGGTACTGATACGTGTATATATGTAGTACGACACGGAATTATAAGTGAAGGCGAGGAAGGTAGTGAAAATCAATACCAACTCACAGAAACGGAGCTTAGCAATATCGGATTGATTGCCAGCTCTTTCAAAAATGTAATTTTAGTTATTAATTCCGGAATGCTGGAGCTTTCATCTGTTGCAAGGATGAAAAGCATTAAGGCGATTATTTATATGGGTGTGCCTGGCATGGAAGCAGGCAACTCATTAGCTGATGTATTGACGGGCGCAGTTAATCCAAGCGGTCGCCTTACTGTAACGTGGGCTAAAAAGTATAAGGATTATTCGACTTGCTATAGCCCATCAGTTTTAAACAAATCGGCAAAATCAAATGAAATCGATTATAAAGAGGGTATCTTTGTGGGATACCGTTATTTTGATGCATTTGATGTGACACCTCTATTTCCTTTTGGCTTTGGTCTAAGCTACACATCCTTTGATATGGAATTAGAATACTTAGAAGCAAGCTGGATGGCTGTTGTATTGCGTGTAAAAGTTACCAATACAGGCGAATGCGCAGGACGTCAGGTTGTTCAGTTGTATTGCAGCCAGCCTCAGGGAAATATTGAAAAGCCATATCAGATTCTTTCAGGATTTGGCAAGACTGGAAAGCTAAAACCAGGTGAATCTGAAGAAATGACAATAAAGATTCCAATAATGGAATTGTGCTCATTTGATGAGGAAAGCACTGCATGGGTAATGGAAAAGGGAGACTATCTCTTTAGACTAGGTTCAAATTCAAGAGATACAAAGCTTTGTGCTAAGGTTGTTCTAGATAGAATGACTATTATCAAAAGAGTTACGAATGTAATGGAACCTACAAAGGAATTGAAATTCCTATCACCATCTCCTAGAGCAGAGGAAGATACAGGCTATATAAAGGTAGCTTCATTATCAGGGGACGATTACAATTCAGAAAATAAATATGTTCCGGTAAAACAGGAGGTTACAACCTATCTTACAGAAGGTAGCAAGTATGCTTCTTATGTAAATGAGAATCCATACAGTATGCCTACCAGAGTTCATGAAAATCTGGAGTATATCAAACCGTGTGGCTCAACAACATTGTTTGATGTTATTAAAAATAAAGTATCGATGGAGGAATTTGTTTCTTCATTATCACCGGAAGTATTAGCCTGCATAGTGGCTGGCGAATGTGGCGAGTCAAAAGTAGAAAGCGAGAATCGTTTCAATTTTGATATTATTCATGAAAAGAATAAGCTTGGAATATCCGCAAGAACCACATCACAGTTTGCAACTACACTTGGTATTCCAGGGGTAACATTTGCTGATGGGCCATCAGGTTTAAGAATCGAAGGGGTGGCATGTACATGTTTTCCTTCGCCTATGAATATGGCCCAAACCTGGGATATGTCTGCAATGGTTCGTATGGGTAGAGTGTATGGAAGGGAGATGGAATACTACAATATAGATTATTGTATTGCACCAGCTCTTAATATTCACAGAAATCCTATGAGAAATAGAGCCTATGAATTTTATTCTGAGGACCCTTCCCTTGCAGGAATACTTGGCGCGGGATTTGTTATTGGCGTTAAGAGATATGAAGGCCGAGATGTCATTATGAAGAATGTGGCCACTTATAATCAGGAAAGTGGTACTTCGGATGTAAATATTAATGTATCAAGACAGGCTTTTGGCGAACTTTATCTTCGCCCATTTTCTGCTTGCCAAATGGTAGCTGCACCAGCAGGTCTGTTAAATTCTGGTAACAAGATTAATGGACTTTATGCTTCATCCCAAAGAGGATTGAATACAGATATTATTAAAAGCGACTGGGGTTCTACTGGAATGGTACTTTCAGATTGGGCTTCTAAATCAGAAAAGGCTTATGATTTGCATGCAGGTTGTGATTTGATTATGCCTGGCTTCGATCCAGATCATATTCTTGAAGCAATGATTAAAACAGCTCCTACATTTGAGGCAGATGGATATGTAACTGTTGTAAACAAGAATTATGTTTATAATGAGCCAATGATTACATACGAAAAATGGGGGTCATTCCTTTTGGACAAGAGTGGCGATGCGCAAGTATCAACAGTAGTCGTTGCTGATGCTCAGATAAGTGAAAAGGTATTATCACTTGAAAAGCAAGGTCTCTGCAGTATAAAAACACAGGATGACGGAAGCAGACTGATTACCTATAAAGGTATTGATAGAGGTGCATATCTTGCACTTGGAGAATTACAACAGGCCGTTATTAATATTTTGGGTACTATAAAGAATTCAGCATCAATGAAAAAGCTGATGGAAAACGCTATAAATTAG